From Halapricum desulfuricans, a single genomic window includes:
- a CDS encoding type IV pilin: MKLKQLFTDDDAVSPVIGVILMVAITVILAAVIATFVLGLGESVSSTAPQAQFQEDYSPTDTNETDDFGETATNASDTGILTVSHSGGDSISANNLYMVGSSEGNHTDERKAWSDAGVGDKVSAGTSIDYAVSDSDTVRVIWNNGEGNSAELSKWPGANN; the protein is encoded by the coding sequence ATGAAACTGAAACAACTCTTCACAGACGACGACGCAGTCAGTCCGGTCATCGGCGTGATCCTGATGGTCGCGATTACCGTGATCCTCGCGGCCGTCATCGCGACGTTCGTGCTCGGACTCGGTGAGTCGGTCAGTAGTACCGCCCCGCAGGCACAGTTCCAGGAGGATTACAGTCCGACGGACACAAACGAAACAGATGACTTCGGGGAAACCGCAACCAATGCTAGTGACACGGGCATCCTGACTGTCTCCCATTCCGGTGGGGATTCGATTTCGGCAAACAACCTCTATATGGTTGGTAGCAGTGAGGGCAACCACACAGACGAACGCAAAGCTTGGTCTGATGCTGGTGTCGGAGATAAAGTCAGCGCTGGCACGTCGATCGACTATGCCGTCAGTGACAGTGACACTGTCCGCGTCATCTGGAACAATGGCGAGGGCAACTCCGCCGAGCTGAGCAAGTGGCCCGGCGCAAATAACTAA
- a CDS encoding helix-turn-helix domain-containing protein, with protein sequence MSLYEASFRVRHECPYRELSEEFPDLTIREWYLNDCQVIELTSPHAPAEELLDRIDSLGTVLHESVDESGLHVVTQACLCSLEDSIVERFEEYNCLYQPPTVHRQGWEHYTAIGFDERDLQALLQDLEADRDVEVLSKTAMTTQQIPHSMLAPVDQLFEDVTERQMAALRLALESGYYEQPRKTSLRELAKRTSVARSTYEEHLRKAENKILTNTGQFLRLVTATSTTNPLDVDRSRRTEQLAD encoded by the coding sequence ATGAGCCTGTACGAGGCGTCGTTCCGGGTCAGACACGAATGTCCGTATCGAGAACTCTCGGAGGAATTCCCTGACCTTACGATCCGTGAGTGGTACCTGAACGACTGCCAGGTGATCGAACTCACGTCGCCGCACGCGCCGGCCGAGGAGTTGCTCGATCGGATCGACAGCCTTGGGACGGTGCTCCACGAATCGGTCGACGAGTCCGGCCTGCACGTCGTCACCCAGGCCTGTCTCTGTTCGCTGGAAGACTCCATCGTCGAGCGCTTCGAGGAGTACAACTGTCTGTACCAGCCGCCGACGGTCCATCGCCAGGGTTGGGAACACTACACGGCGATCGGGTTCGACGAGCGCGATCTCCAGGCGCTCCTGCAGGATCTGGAAGCCGATCGGGACGTCGAAGTCCTCTCGAAGACCGCGATGACGACACAGCAGATCCCCCACAGTATGCTGGCCCCGGTCGATCAGCTGTTCGAGGACGTAACCGAGCGACAGATGGCAGCGCTTCGGCTCGCACTGGAAAGCGGGTACTACGAGCAACCCCGGAAGACGTCCCTGCGCGAGTTGGCCAAGCGGACGTCCGTCGCCCGATCGACTTACGAGGAACACCTCCGGAAAGCGGAGAACAAGATCCTCACGAACACCGGACAGTTCCTGCGACTCGTTACCGCAACGTCCACGACGAACCCGCTTGACGTCGACAGATCCCGCCGGACCGAGCAACTGGCGGATTGA
- a CDS encoding hydrogenase maturation nickel metallochaperone HypA → MHEFSIASQILDTAREHAAENDAVRVTHLEIEVGEASHVNPDQLETCMDAAKTDTIAADATVVVETATPHAECACGWSGEPDVAENALVYAPDLTCPECGERIELAGGDSCRLMSLTVSDEEPTADSTPTETA, encoded by the coding sequence ATGCACGAGTTCTCCATCGCCTCGCAAATACTCGATACCGCCCGCGAACACGCGGCGGAAAACGACGCCGTTCGCGTGACCCACCTCGAGATCGAAGTCGGGGAGGCCAGCCACGTCAATCCGGATCAACTGGAGACGTGTATGGACGCGGCCAAGACCGACACGATCGCTGCGGACGCGACGGTCGTTGTCGAGACGGCCACACCGCACGCCGAGTGTGCGTGCGGGTGGAGCGGCGAGCCCGACGTCGCGGAGAACGCGCTGGTGTACGCGCCGGATCTGACCTGTCCCGAGTGTGGCGAGCGGATCGAACTCGCCGGCGGCGACAGCTGCCGGCTGATGAGTCTGACCGTCTCCGACGAGGAACCGACTGCGGACAGTACACCCACTGAGACAGCATGA
- the hypF gene encoding carbamoyltransferase HypF, producing MHDEQGAAVTVTGVVQGVGFRPFVYRTAVDNDLGGWVKNTGDAGVEIRLEGRRAAIDSFLETLRTDPPPLSRVESVDVAWTDPEGEQSFGIVPSSDADGGSGTIPPDTAMCDACLADMRDPDSRYHGYWATSCVDCGARYTVIRSLPYDRPTTSMDEFPMCADCRAEYEDPADRRYHAQTIACPECGPSLRLLDSEGQTLSEGDETAIEAACERIADGDLVAIKGIGGAHLACDATDPEVVADLRERTGRPEKPFAVMAPDVESVESFASVSTTERETLEDTRRPIALLEADGDQPWLAVVSPGLHTVGVMLPYAGLHHLLFDHLMGPLVMTSANLPGVPMATTTEDILSDLDGVVDAALVHDREIVQRCDDSVVRVVDGQRQFIRRSRGWVPQSIPRWPAPSDTGGADALPDVLALGAEFDATVALTQGGDVFPSQYIGDVDSPATVDYLTDTVAHLRDLLGIEPGVVVCDLHPNFLTTEQAHEYADGGMDGPVAVQHHHAHAASLLAEHRQERAVVIAADGTGYGPDGTIWGGEVLDVTPGDYERVGGLAPFRLPGGDAAIESPTRILASLLADDERIDDLLLDRGVVERPSDAVTIRQQAERGVNSPVTTSTGRALDAASALLGVCSERNYEGEPAMKLEAAAADGDPLDIAVPRTTTEGRPTVDVATLVRRLDDRQSDHPTADLAATAQDGLARGLAGIAVETATDRGVDAVGFTGGVAYNDAITRTIRERVTDAGLDLLRHNRLPPGDGGIAVGQVSVATARRR from the coding sequence ATGCACGACGAGCAGGGCGCGGCAGTGACCGTCACCGGCGTCGTCCAGGGCGTCGGATTCCGGCCGTTCGTCTACCGGACGGCTGTCGACAACGACCTGGGCGGCTGGGTCAAAAACACCGGCGACGCCGGCGTCGAGATCCGCCTGGAAGGCCGGCGAGCAGCGATCGACTCGTTCCTGGAGACGCTTCGAACCGACCCGCCGCCGCTGTCCCGCGTCGAGAGCGTCGACGTGGCCTGGACCGACCCCGAAGGCGAGCAGTCCTTCGGGATCGTCCCTTCGAGCGATGCCGACGGCGGATCGGGGACGATCCCGCCGGACACCGCGATGTGTGACGCCTGCCTGGCGGATATGCGTGACCCCGACTCCCGATATCACGGCTACTGGGCGACCTCGTGTGTGGACTGCGGAGCTCGCTATACTGTCATTCGATCGCTCCCATACGACCGACCGACGACGTCGATGGACGAATTCCCCATGTGTGCGGACTGCCGGGCGGAATACGAGGATCCCGCCGACCGGCGCTATCACGCCCAGACGATCGCCTGCCCGGAGTGTGGCCCGTCGCTTCGACTCCTCGATAGCGAGGGGCAAACGCTGAGCGAGGGCGACGAGACGGCGATCGAGGCGGCCTGCGAGCGGATCGCCGACGGCGACCTCGTGGCGATCAAGGGGATCGGTGGCGCGCATTTGGCGTGTGACGCGACCGACCCGGAGGTCGTCGCGGACCTGCGCGAGCGCACCGGTCGGCCGGAGAAACCCTTCGCCGTCATGGCACCGGATGTCGAATCGGTCGAGTCGTTCGCCAGCGTTTCGACGACCGAACGCGAGACGCTCGAAGACACGCGTCGGCCGATCGCATTGCTTGAGGCGGACGGCGACCAGCCGTGGCTCGCGGTGGTCTCGCCCGGTCTGCACACTGTCGGCGTGATGTTACCGTACGCAGGACTTCATCACCTGTTGTTCGATCACCTGATGGGGCCGCTGGTGATGACCAGTGCGAACCTACCCGGCGTCCCGATGGCGACGACGACCGAGGACATCCTGTCCGATCTCGACGGCGTCGTCGACGCGGCGCTGGTCCACGATCGCGAGATCGTCCAGCGGTGCGACGACAGCGTCGTCCGGGTCGTCGACGGCCAGCGGCAGTTCATCAGGCGCTCTAGAGGGTGGGTGCCACAGTCGATCCCGCGGTGGCCCGCCCCCAGCGATACCGGCGGTGCAGACGCTCTACCGGACGTACTCGCGCTCGGAGCTGAGTTCGACGCAACGGTGGCGCTCACCCAGGGTGGGGATGTCTTTCCCTCGCAGTACATCGGGGACGTAGACAGTCCCGCGACCGTGGACTATCTCACTGACACGGTCGCTCACCTTCGGGATCTGCTGGGGATCGAACCGGGAGTCGTCGTCTGCGATCTCCATCCGAACTTCCTGACGACCGAGCAGGCCCACGAGTACGCGGACGGCGGGATGGACGGGCCGGTGGCGGTCCAGCACCACCACGCACACGCCGCCTCGCTGCTCGCCGAACACAGGCAGGAACGGGCGGTCGTGATCGCTGCTGATGGCACCGGCTACGGCCCCGACGGGACGATCTGGGGCGGGGAAGTGCTGGACGTGACGCCCGGCGACTACGAGCGCGTCGGCGGTCTGGCCCCGTTTCGATTGCCCGGTGGTGACGCGGCCATCGAGTCGCCGACCCGGATCCTGGCGAGCCTGCTCGCCGACGACGAGCGGATCGACGACCTCCTCCTCGATCGGGGCGTCGTCGAGCGACCCAGCGACGCCGTGACGATCCGCCAGCAAGCCGAGCGGGGCGTCAACAGTCCTGTCACGACCAGTACTGGGCGCGCACTCGACGCCGCGAGCGCTCTGCTGGGCGTCTGCTCGGAGCGCAACTACGAGGGTGAGCCGGCGATGAAGCTGGAAGCCGCGGCCGCCGACGGGGATCCGCTCGATATCGCAGTGCCGCGGACGACGACCGAGGGGCGTCCGACGGTCGACGTGGCAACGCTCGTTCGGCGTCTCGACGATCGCCAGTCAGACCACCCGACTGCGGACCTCGCAGCCACGGCACAGGACGGGCTGGCGCGTGGGCTGGCCGGGATCGCGGTCGAGACGGCAACCGACCGCGGTGTCGACGCGGTCGGATTCACTGGCGGCGTTGCGTACAACGATGCGATTACTCGGACGATACGCGAGCGAGTAACGGACGCGGGACTGGACCTTCTGCGCCACAATCGACTGCCGCCGGGCGACGGGGGGATTGCGGTCGGGCAGGTCAGCGTTGCGACGGCCCGCCGCCGGTAG
- the hypD gene encoding hydrogenase formation protein HypD, protein MAVDTGDQDLQFRDPEKAEQLTDKLESLMDDIGEPVTIMHVCGSHEQAIAKYGLRSLLPDGLTIRMGPGCPVCVTDMPEVDEAVTLAEDGKIVATYGDMLRVPGTEQSLDDAKADGADVRVVYSASEAAEIAEEEDREVVFFATGFETTAAPTAAVLVDDPPENFSVLSAHKYVPPAMEIVAELPDTDVDGFLAAGHAATITGYGLFEEFVEEYETPAVVGGFEPIDILFGLARLLEFIRDDEPGLANAYQRCVTEEGNVPAKELMWDVFETTTGEWRGIAEVPDADLILSEEYSEYDARERFEIEPDVGGADPLTEDCICGDIMAGTADPDECPLFGEECTPQNPVGACMVSSEGPCKIWLEYGGQPDI, encoded by the coding sequence ATGGCCGTCGATACGGGCGACCAGGACCTGCAGTTCCGGGATCCCGAGAAGGCCGAGCAGTTGACCGACAAACTGGAGTCGCTGATGGACGACATCGGCGAACCGGTGACGATCATGCACGTCTGCGGGAGCCACGAGCAGGCCATCGCCAAGTACGGCCTGCGAAGCCTCCTACCGGACGGGCTCACCATCCGGATGGGACCGGGCTGTCCGGTCTGCGTGACCGACATGCCCGAGGTCGACGAGGCCGTCACGCTCGCCGAGGACGGCAAGATCGTCGCGACCTACGGGGATATGCTCCGTGTGCCCGGCACCGAGCAGAGCCTCGACGACGCCAAGGCAGACGGGGCGGACGTTCGCGTCGTCTACTCGGCCAGCGAGGCCGCCGAGATCGCCGAAGAGGAGGACAGAGAGGTCGTCTTCTTCGCGACGGGCTTCGAGACGACCGCGGCCCCGACCGCGGCGGTACTGGTCGACGACCCGCCCGAGAACTTCTCGGTGCTGTCGGCCCACAAGTACGTCCCGCCGGCGATGGAGATCGTCGCGGAACTGCCGGACACGGACGTCGACGGGTTCCTGGCGGCGGGCCACGCCGCGACGATCACCGGCTACGGGCTGTTCGAGGAGTTCGTCGAGGAGTACGAGACGCCGGCCGTCGTCGGCGGGTTCGAGCCGATCGACATCCTGTTCGGGCTGGCGCGTCTGCTGGAGTTCATCCGCGACGACGAGCCGGGACTGGCGAACGCCTACCAGCGGTGTGTCACCGAGGAGGGCAACGTCCCGGCGAAGGAGTTGATGTGGGACGTCTTCGAGACGACCACCGGCGAGTGGCGCGGGATCGCCGAGGTCCCCGACGCGGATCTGATCCTCAGCGAGGAGTACAGCGAATACGACGCCCGCGAGCGCTTCGAGATCGAGCCGGACGTCGGTGGGGCGGATCCGCTGACCGAGGACTGCATCTGCGGGGACATCATGGCTGGCACAGCCGATCCCGACGAGTGTCCCCTGTTCGGCGAGGAGTGCACACCCCAGAACCCGGTCGGGGCGTGTATGGTCTCAAGCGAGGGGCCCTGCAAGATCTGGCTCGAATACGGCGGCCAACCGGACATCTAA
- a CDS encoding HypC/HybG/HupF family hydrogenase formation chaperone, protein MCLGIPGQITEIDGAEATAEFWDVEKTVRIDIVDEDVEVGDYILNHAGFAIRKIPEDEVEETMEIYESFLEGDEDEALEEIGGEPDEQLGIGGD, encoded by the coding sequence ATGTGTCTAGGTATACCGGGTCAGATCACGGAGATCGACGGCGCAGAAGCCACCGCGGAGTTCTGGGACGTCGAGAAGACAGTGCGGATAGACATCGTCGACGAGGACGTCGAGGTGGGGGATTACATCCTCAACCACGCGGGATTCGCGATCCGGAAGATCCCCGAAGACGAGGTGGAGGAGACCATGGAAATCTACGAGTCGTTCCTCGAGGGCGACGAGGACGAAGCGCTGGAGGAGATCGGCGGCGAGCCGGACGAGCAGTTGGGAATCGGTGGTGATTAG
- the hypE gene encoding hydrogenase expression/formation protein HypE: MSDTDEEVITEAHGAGGGQMRELIEELAVSRFEDGAADVPLAALDDGSVQRLANGGGSLVVTTDSHVVKPQFFRGGDIGRLAVSGTVNDLAMMGATEPIALTCSLIVEAGTPVETVERVMESMGETSEEAGAPITTGDTKVMGSGDIDTIAINTTGVGVVPQGSHVPDAGLSTGDKLIVTGTIGDHGISLLSEREGFDFEGDLESDVAPVNDLVATAMDAGEVTAMKDPTRGGLATSLNEMASKAEVGIEIDETAIPISGAVASAGEVLGIEPLNVANEGKVVMGVESDDADAVLAAIQAHPQGEDAAIVGEVVADHAGRVILDTGFGNRYLSEPEGEQLPRIC, translated from the coding sequence ATGAGCGACACAGACGAGGAAGTCATCACCGAAGCCCACGGCGCTGGTGGTGGGCAGATGCGCGAACTGATCGAGGAACTGGCTGTCTCACGGTTCGAGGACGGGGCCGCTGACGTCCCGCTGGCAGCGCTGGACGACGGGTCGGTCCAGCGGCTGGCGAACGGCGGCGGCTCGCTGGTCGTGACGACCGACAGCCACGTCGTCAAGCCGCAGTTCTTCCGCGGGGGCGACATCGGTCGGCTGGCCGTCTCCGGGACAGTCAACGATCTGGCGATGATGGGTGCGACGGAACCGATCGCGCTGACCTGCTCGCTGATCGTCGAGGCCGGGACGCCGGTCGAGACCGTCGAGCGAGTCATGGAGTCGATGGGCGAGACCAGCGAGGAGGCAGGCGCGCCGATCACGACTGGCGACACGAAGGTGATGGGCAGCGGCGACATCGACACGATCGCGATCAACACGACCGGCGTCGGAGTCGTCCCGCAGGGCAGTCACGTGCCGGACGCCGGCCTCTCGACGGGCGACAAACTGATCGTGACCGGCACGATCGGCGACCACGGCATCTCGCTGCTCTCCGAGCGCGAGGGCTTCGACTTCGAAGGCGATCTGGAGAGCGACGTCGCGCCCGTCAACGACCTCGTGGCGACCGCCATGGATGCAGGCGAGGTGACGGCGATGAAAGATCCCACGCGCGGAGGGCTGGCAACCTCGCTCAACGAGATGGCCAGCAAGGCCGAGGTCGGTATCGAGATCGACGAGACGGCGATCCCGATCTCGGGCGCGGTCGCCTCAGCGGGCGAGGTGCTGGGGATCGAGCCGCTGAACGTCGCCAACGAGGGGAAAGTCGTCATGGGTGTCGAGAGCGACGACGCCGACGCGGTGCTGGCGGCCATCCAGGCTCACCCGCAGGGCGAAGACGCCGCCATCGTCGGCGAAGTCGTCGCGGATCACGCCGGCCGAGTTATCCTCGACACCGGCTTCGGGAACCGGTATCTGAGCGAACCCGAGGGCGAACAACTCCCGCGGATCTGTTGA
- a CDS encoding MFS transporter, giving the protein MSMTTELKQGIREHKGQFSLHVLLVFATGLTIGSERAVVPVLGRDVLGVESLFVIGSFVVSFGFVKALLNLYAGKWGGEYGRKPVLVLGWATALPLPIILIFAPSWGWISIGNVLLGINQALTWSMAINAKIDLAGPDQRGLAVGIDEAFGYAGVAAGAWITGLIAGQFSLRPEPFYFLAVVVLLAFLISIFLIEETVQYARAEIDDESHHDANLPFVEVLQRATYGDRTLFAAAQAGHIEKFVDTLFWLAVPLYLTSEGVAIGAVGLVVGIHSAMYFLQIATGGLADRIGRRPPVIAGMFLAGGGVLGMVLVEGYFMWAILSAASGLGMALLYPNLMTVPSDAAHPTWRATGMGVYRMWRDSGYGVGAILIGLSMEFVTVEAAFYMTAILMFLSGAVVYVWMEETHPDFGTHEPPAPATGSAPGTASGD; this is encoded by the coding sequence ATGAGCATGACAACCGAACTCAAACAGGGAATCCGCGAGCACAAGGGGCAGTTTTCGCTGCACGTGCTGTTGGTGTTCGCCACCGGCCTGACTATCGGATCCGAGCGCGCCGTCGTACCGGTGCTGGGACGGGACGTTCTCGGCGTCGAGTCGCTGTTCGTCATCGGCTCGTTTGTCGTCTCGTTCGGCTTCGTGAAGGCGCTCCTGAACCTCTATGCCGGCAAGTGGGGCGGCGAGTACGGCCGGAAGCCGGTGCTCGTTCTCGGCTGGGCGACCGCGCTCCCGCTCCCGATCATCCTCATTTTCGCACCGAGTTGGGGATGGATCTCGATCGGAAACGTCCTGTTGGGCATCAACCAGGCGCTGACCTGGAGCATGGCGATCAACGCGAAGATCGACCTCGCGGGCCCCGACCAGCGCGGACTCGCAGTCGGCATCGACGAGGCCTTCGGATACGCCGGCGTCGCCGCCGGTGCCTGGATCACTGGTCTCATCGCCGGCCAGTTCAGCCTCCGGCCCGAACCCTTCTACTTCCTCGCCGTCGTGGTCCTGCTGGCGTTTCTCATCTCCATCTTCCTGATCGAGGAGACGGTCCAGTACGCGCGGGCGGAGATCGACGACGAGAGTCACCACGACGCGAACCTCCCGTTCGTCGAGGTGCTGCAGCGCGCGACGTACGGCGACCGGACGCTGTTCGCCGCGGCACAGGCAGGCCACATCGAGAAGTTCGTCGACACGCTGTTTTGGCTCGCCGTCCCGCTGTACCTCACGAGCGAAGGGGTCGCCATCGGGGCCGTCGGACTCGTCGTCGGTATCCACAGCGCGATGTATTTCCTCCAGATCGCGACCGGCGGGCTCGCCGATCGGATCGGGCGCCGACCGCCCGTCATCGCCGGGATGTTCCTCGCGGGCGGCGGCGTCCTCGGTATGGTGCTGGTTGAGGGCTACTTCATGTGGGCTATCCTCTCGGCGGCCTCGGGCCTCGGGATGGCGTTGCTCTACCCGAATCTGATGACGGTCCCGAGCGACGCTGCCCATCCGACGTGGCGTGCGACCGGGATGGGCGTCTACCGGATGTGGCGCGATTCGGGATACGGCGTCGGTGCGATCCTTATCGGTCTGTCGATGGAGTTCGTGACCGTCGAAGCAGCCTTCTACATGACTGCGATCCTGATGTTCCTCTCCGGGGCGGTCGTGTACGTCTGGATGGAGGAGACCCACCCGGACTTCGGGACGCACGAACCGCCGGCGCCCGCGACTGGCTCGGCGCCGGGCACTGCCTCTGGCGACTGA
- the hypB gene encoding hydrogenase nickel incorporation protein HypB: MTYYIHGNPLQDGIERVVDRLVGSGPSVPIGPLRAHRFGHDDHDHDGDDAEADILAQFAEQAEDLHERVVHEHGLFVAEFLGATGAGKTRLIERLIERAPEDETIGVIVGDVAGEDDATRFRERGAQVANVNTGKECHLDPEFVERGLSELNLEALDTLYIENVGNMVCPADFPLGAQARVLVVSTTEGDDVVRKHPLLFQACDATVINKTDIADAVGSDLDLMESDVGDIAPEMPVFRTDAEHGDGVSDLLAFLDERGHAHAHDHDTYVSKTGSQEHASDGGHAHEHGEHTTHD, from the coding sequence ATGACGTACTATATCCACGGCAATCCACTACAGGACGGAATCGAGCGTGTCGTCGACAGACTGGTCGGGTCCGGTCCGAGCGTGCCGATCGGGCCGCTGCGGGCCCATCGGTTCGGACACGACGACCACGACCACGACGGCGACGACGCCGAGGCGGACATCCTCGCACAGTTCGCCGAGCAGGCTGAGGACCTCCACGAGCGGGTCGTCCACGAGCACGGACTGTTCGTCGCGGAATTCCTCGGTGCGACTGGTGCGGGCAAGACTCGCCTGATCGAGCGTCTGATCGAACGGGCACCCGAAGACGAGACGATCGGCGTCATCGTCGGCGACGTGGCCGGCGAGGACGATGCGACTCGCTTCCGCGAGCGCGGGGCACAGGTCGCAAACGTCAACACTGGTAAGGAGTGCCATCTCGATCCGGAGTTCGTCGAACGCGGGCTCTCGGAACTGAACCTCGAGGCGCTCGATACGCTGTACATCGAGAACGTCGGCAATATGGTCTGTCCGGCGGACTTCCCGCTGGGCGCGCAGGCCCGCGTGCTGGTTGTCTCGACGACGGAAGGGGACGACGTCGTGCGCAAGCATCCACTGCTCTTCCAGGCCTGTGACGCGACAGTGATCAACAAGACCGACATCGCCGATGCGGTCGGCTCGGACCTGGATCTGATGGAATCGGATGTCGGCGATATCGCCCCCGAGATGCCGGTGTTCCGGACCGACGCCGAACACGGCGACGGCGTCAGTGACCTGCTCGCATTCCTAGACGAGCGTGGGCACGCACACGCTCACGATCACGACACCTACGTCTCGAAGACGGGCAGTCAGGAACACGCCAGTGACGGCGGTCACGCTCACGAGCACGGAGAGCACACCACTCACGATTGA
- a CDS encoding MBL fold metallo-hydrolase, with the protein MSEIRPEALSERLQTDADDLLVVDVRHEENYDDWHIPGSVNVDVYDELTEDPDGARDAFADLPDHTEIVTVCAAGVVAETATDVFLEMGRDAKTLADGMNGWSRVHRHAPVPVDLDGTLVQVARPGKGCLSHVLVSDGEAAVFDPSHYLGEYEAILTDHDADLVGVFDTHAHADHVSGAADLADRHGVPYYLHPEDAIAIDATPIQDEQTVTVGQVGVEVVHTPGHSEGSVSFDLDGQALLTGDTLFHDSVGRVELGVEAGIEESDVEENAATLYESLRRLLDRSSDALVLPAHDPGSPEPPVTATLTEVRERNADLDRDREAFVRDLATDIPDHPPNFERVKRTNVGRESVPAEDLAELELGPNNCAAE; encoded by the coding sequence ATGTCGGAGATACGTCCCGAAGCACTCAGTGAACGCCTACAGACCGACGCGGACGACCTCCTCGTGGTCGATGTCCGCCACGAGGAAAACTACGACGACTGGCATATCCCCGGTAGCGTCAACGTGGACGTGTACGACGAACTGACCGAGGATCCCGACGGGGCCAGAGACGCGTTCGCCGACCTCCCCGACCACACAGAGATCGTAACAGTTTGCGCTGCGGGCGTCGTGGCAGAGACTGCGACCGATGTTTTCCTGGAGATGGGGCGCGACGCGAAGACGCTCGCGGACGGCATGAACGGCTGGAGCCGGGTTCACCGGCACGCCCCGGTTCCGGTCGACCTCGATGGCACGCTCGTGCAGGTGGCACGACCGGGGAAAGGATGCCTCTCGCACGTCCTCGTCTCGGACGGCGAAGCCGCCGTCTTCGATCCGTCGCACTATCTCGGAGAGTACGAGGCGATCCTCACCGACCACGACGCCGACCTCGTCGGCGTCTTCGACACGCACGCCCACGCCGATCACGTCTCGGGCGCCGCCGACCTCGCCGACCGTCACGGCGTCCCCTATTATCTCCACCCCGAGGACGCAATCGCGATCGACGCGACACCCATCCAAGACGAACAGACCGTGACGGTTGGGCAGGTGGGCGTCGAAGTCGTCCACACGCCGGGCCATAGCGAGGGCAGCGTCTCGTTCGATCTCGACGGGCAGGCGCTACTCACCGGTGACACGCTCTTCCACGACAGCGTCGGCCGCGTCGAACTGGGTGTCGAAGCCGGCATCGAGGAATCCGACGTCGAGGAAAACGCCGCGACGCTCTACGAGAGCCTCCGGCGGTTGCTGGATCGCTCGTCCGATGCGCTGGTGTTGCCGGCACACGATCCCGGATCGCCCGAGCCGCCGGTGACCGCGACCCTCACCGAGGTCAGAGAACGGAACGCGGATCTCGATCGCGACCGCGAAGCGTTCGTCCGCGATCTCGCTACGGACATTCCCGATCATCCCCCGAACTTCGAGCGCGTCAAACGGACGAACGTGGGCCGGGAGTCCGTGCCGGCCGAGGACCTGGCCGAACTGGAGCTGGGGCCGAACAACTGCGCAGCGGAGTGA